The stretch of DNA ATGTGCTCGCGGATGACGCTCTCGATCTTTTCGGCGGAGTGAGGTTTCCAGCCGTCGCCGAAGAACTTGTCTCCTTCCCTGTCGACTTCCGGATCCTTCATGAGCTTGTTGAAGGCATCGCGCAGCAAGGCGACCAGATGGTCGGGGGTCCCGTCCGGTGCCACCAGAAACTTGTCCAGCTCCGGAGCGCCGGCCCACGCCATGTAGGCCTGCCAGGCCAGCCCGCCGGGCTTCTTCGCGCCGAGGACCTCGACGAACGTCGGTACGGCGGGAAAATCCTCGCGGCGTTTGTTTTCCTCGGCAACCAGAACGTCGACGATCCCCTCGCGCTGGAGATCCTTGACGAGCTTGGCGTTCTGCGTCGCCCAGAGATCGATCTCCCCCTGGCGCATCGCCAGCTGCAGCTCCCGGCTTCCGGGATAGCCGTAGACCCACCGGAGGTTCCACCCGAGGTACTCGGCGCCCCAGACCGTCATCGCCACCCAGGAACGGATGCCGTCGGTGTCGCCGACCACCGCCGGCTTGGCCGCGGGATCCGAGATCCGCGCCCGCGCTTCCTTGCGAATCATCAGCAGGCTTCCGGGCCGCGCGATGCCGCCGATGACTCTGAAGCGGCGCGGATCGTATTTGATGGTCGGCCCTCCCCGGACGAAATTGGCGATCCCGGAAGAGGAATCCTGCATGATCGTCAGGCCGTCGGGCTTCGCTTCGCTCGCGAAGTAGTTGTTGGCGATCGTTCCGCCCCCGCCGGGCATGTTCTGCACGATGACCTTGGGGTTGCCCGGAATGTACCTGGAGATGAACCGCGACACGAGGCGGGCCGCGGCGTCGGTCCCGCCGCCGGCCCCCGAAGAGACGATAATACGAAGCGTCTTTCCTTCGTAGTACGGCGGGGCATCGGCCGCCCCCGCACCCCCGGTGGGGATCGCCAGGAAAAGCAGGACCAGCCCTCGAGCCAACAAGCGCTTCGATTGCATCTTCTCCTCCTCGGACGAGAGATTTGCAACTTGCGAAAGCTCGTCTGATACGCCGGAAGTGACTCTTCGAACCCGTTCAAGGCCGAGATCCGGACCTCCGTCGCTGCGATAGCGCTTCGGTCCCCGTCGCTCGCCGGACGAGCGCTCGAGGCAGCCGAAGCTATCAAAAACCGCCGCCGGCCCGCAAGACCTCGCGATGCGCGCGGGGCAAGGGCCGTCCAGCAGGTAAAAAACGGCTCGGCCGCGGCCCGGACTCCTCGGTCCTGTCGTGGCGCATGTTGTTGAAAAGAGGGATCACTCCGATCCCGTCCGGCAACATCCGGATCATCTCCACGAGCGAAGCCGGAGCCGTGGCAGGCTTGATGATCCCAGCCATGTCGCGCCAGCTGTCGGACGCCATCGCGCTCTCCTCCAATTCCCGCCGACTCGCCTCCGGATCGCACCACGGAACGGACATTGACATCGCGCGAACGCGTATATTAAGGAATTCAAGGACTCGCGAACAACGATCGAACGAGCCGCCGCGAAGACCGGGTTCGGAAGGCCACGGCCTGTGACAGGATGCTTACATATCCAGAAGGAGGTCGACCGAAATGTCTCCGGATGTACCTGCCGAGGATCTCGTGATCGACGCCGACGCCCATGTCGTGGAGTCCGCTCACACCTGGGACTTCATGGACCCGTCGGAGAGCCAGTTTCGCCCGATTCCCCTCGAAACCCGTGAGCAGGCGGGGGTCAAGCTTCAATTTTGGGTGATCGACGGTAAGGTGAGAGGATTTCGCTTTCCCGCGTTCTCCGACGATGAGCTGCAACGGCGCTCCCGGCAGGTCGGGCGGAAGTTCGCCGACCGCCTGGAGTCCCGCGAGCTGGGCAACGTCGACCTGCGGCTGGAGCACATGGATCGAACCGGCGTCGACATCGAGGTCCTGCACAACACCATGTTCATCGAATCGGCCACGGACCGCGCGGCGGTCGAGGTCGCCCTGTGCAAGAGCTGGAATCGCTGGCTTGCGGAGATCTGGAAGCAGGGAAAGGGGCGTCTGCGCTGGTCCTGCATGGCGCCGACGCTGAGCATGACGGATGCCCTGGACCAGATCCGTTGGTCGAGGGAAAACGGCGCGTGTGCCGTGCTGATGCGCCCGGTCGAAGGGCACCGCCTGCTCGTCGACCCCTATTTCTACCCCATCTACGACGAGGCGCAAAAGCTGGACATGGCGATCGCGGTTCACATCGCCAATGGCAATCCATGGCTTTGCGATTTGTACCGCCACCCCGTGCCGATCGCTTCCACGTTCCACCGATTCCGAATCCCCACCGTAGCCGCGTTCACCGACGTCGTGCTCAGCGAGATCCCGCAGGTGTTTCCCAGGCTGAGATGGGGGTTCATAGAAGCCAGCGCGCAGTGGCTTCCATGGGTGATCGTGGAGGCGAGGAAACGCTTCAAAACCCTGGGCCGCGAGTGGCCCGAGAACTTCGCTCGCGACTATCGGCTGTTCGTTACCTGCGAGAACTCGGATGACCTGCCTTACATCGTTCAACAAGCCGGCGAGGACTGCCTGGTCATCGGAACCGACTACGGGCACACCGACATCTCGAGCGACGTCGACGCGATCAAAATATTCAGGGAAAGAGCCGACCTGGCGCCGCGGATCAAGCGAAAGATTCTGAGCGACAACGCGCGGGCGCTCTACGGACTCTGAGGCGCCTGCGCGAAGGCGACGAAGCGTCCCGTCGGGTCGGTTATCTCAGGACCTCCTTGAGCTTCGCCGCCAGTGCCGCGTCCAGGTTGAGAATCTCCTTGACGCCCCGCTCCAGCTCCGCCCCGTCGAGCGGATTGATCTCGAGGCGGGCCTTCTTCGCCTCGGCCAGGAGCTCGGGATCCTTCAGGGCCTCGATGAACGCCTTGCGCAGGAGCTGAACGCGCTCCTTCGGCGTTCCCGGAGGGAGCACGAAGGGACGGACGGTCGGGCCGTGCACCTGAATCACGGTGCGGATCAGCTTCTTCGCTTCCTCGGTCTTGGCGAAGTTGAGCGCGAGCGGCACGTGAGCAAGTTCCGCGTGGGGCGTCAGCGTCTCCTGCAGCACGATGACGAGATCGCCCGCATCGAGCTCCTTGCGCCAGGTCGCCCTGAACGACTGCCAGGAGTTGCTCAAGCCCTGAACCTCGCCGCTGTTGAAGGCGAGCCGGATATCCGCGGTCCCTTTGTATCCCGAGACAAGCTGAACCGGAAGGCCGATGGTCGCCTTGAGCACGTTGGGGAGGTCGTCGGTGCCCGAGCCCGTGGCCACCCCGCCCAGCTTGAGCGGGCTCTTGGAGGCCATCAGCTGGTCCGCGCTGGTGATTCCGCTCGCCCTGGACACCCCGAGCATGAACTCGTCCTGAGCCGGAACGCCGAGGTACTCGAAGCGCCGCGCATCGAACTCGATTCCGGGTTTCCCGAGAAGCTGCTGGAGGAAAAGTCCGCCGATGAAGTGGCCGATCGTGAGACCGTCCGGCTTGGCGGCCTTGTAGATGTGGTTGGCCGAGATCATGCTGCCGGCGCCCGCCATGTTCTCCACGGCGACCGTCGGATTGCCGGGGATGTACTTCGGGAGATGGCGGGCGATGACGCGGGCATAGGTGTCGTAGCCGCCGCCTGCGGAGAAGCCGACGATGATGCGTATCGTCTTCCCCTTGAAAAAGCTTTCCTGTGCGAAAGCCGCCCCGCCACAAGCGAGGATCAAGGCGGCCGCGATTTTCAGCGTGCCGAAGGCCCTGGCTCTCATATTTCTCCTCCTTGCAAGAAGACTCATCGAGCGGCCGCGGCGCTGAGCGGTGCCGCGCCCTACCGACTTATCAGCGAGCTCGTAACGACGTGCCGCCGCGCTTCAATCGTTCACAGGTTGAACGGTCGCCCGCAAAAACCCGGAAACCGGGAACGCAAACCAGAAACTGCGATTATCCTTCGGTTCACTCCGGCGCGCCGCGCTCCGCGCCTCGTTCTTCATTTCGAGCCTCACGACGGTTCCGCTCGCGAGCCCGTCAACGGCCGGGCAGAGGATCCGGCCCGGCGAGCTTCTTGTAGAGCTGGACGACCTCCGGGGCCCGGGGCAGCTCCTTGATCGCGCGCTCCACGCCTTCGCCGTCGACGGGAACGGGGCTGTCGCCCATCAGCTTCTTGAACTCGGCCGGAAACTCGGGATCGGCAAAAGCTTTCCGCATCGCTTCCCGGATGATCCGCACGGGCTCGGCCGGCGTTCCCGGGGGAAAGATGTAAGGCCAGCGCGGATATTGAAAGGCCCGGAACATGTCGAGCAGCTTTCGCTCCACGTCGGACCTGGCGAAGGTTTCGAACTCTGGCACGTGGGCGAAGGTCGGGTTGTGGCGGCCCTTCGGCACCGTCAGCGTCGCGTGGAAATGGACGAGCTTTTTCTTGATCCATTCGGGCTGTTCGATCACGAATCGGGCCGCGCCGGTTACGTGCGCGTCCAGCTCGTCGCGTCCCAGAGCGATGTAGATTTCCGGCCCGGTGAAGCCGGTCACGAACGTGGGCGACTTCAGGCCGATGAGATAGGCCGCCATGCGCGCGGTCACGTACACCGGATGGCCGACGGCGTGCGCGCCGAACCGAAGCCCGCTTCTGGCTCGGAGCTTCTCCAGGGTGTCCAGCCCCAGCTCGCCTTTGGTGTAGAAAATGTACGGGTCGCCCGTGTCGGTCGACCCGAGATAGATGAACTTGTCGAGGTCGTAGTTGCTTCCCGGCAGCCCCAGGATGGGCCCGACCACCAGCCCCGCACCGATGGAACCTATCGTCAGCCCATCGGGCCGCGTCGAGCTGTAGATGAGGTTCGCCGCTTTCCTGCCGGCGGCGCCCGGCACGAACTCGAGCAGCAGGTTGGGTTTCCCGGGAATGTGTTTTTCCAGCACCCGCATCAGGGCTCTGGTCTGGAACTCTCCCGAGCCGCCGGGCCCCCCGCCGCGAATGATCTTGATCGTTTTTCCCCGATAGAAATCGGCCTGGGCAAAGGCGTTCCCGGCCTGGAAGAGAACGAGCAGGCCCGCAAGCGTGAGATCAATGAGCGAGCGCGGCGGTACTCTGTCGGAGCTTTTCATGGCCAACCTCCCGCGGAGACGAACTTAGCCCACTCCCGTGCGAGGCCGTTTACGAAAGGCTTTGAGCCCCCGCCCGAAGCGGCCGGCGGCTCCGGCCCGGCTTTGCGACCCGCACCTTATGCATCCCGGGAAGGACTGTCAAGGACGCCCGCCGGAGCCTCCGATCTTCGGGATGCAATCGCCCGATCGGCGACGGGTGTACGGCTTTCGGTTTTTATTTCGAACCTCCTGGACGAGACCGTGGTGTATCACATCGCTCCGGCAAGTCGATCTTTCCCGGCGAAACTCGGCTGGCGGAGCTTGACAACGGCGTGCAGGCGTATGAAAAAACGGCAGCGCCGTCCGGACCGAAGGAGATGCCTCCCGCGGGCCCGGCGCGAAGGCCCGAAGCCGAAGGAGGGTTCCATGGCGAAAGCGCAGGCCGCAGACGCGGCGCAGGGCTCTCCGACGCGGGCGCTGGCGGACTACGTCGCGCGCCTGTCCTACAAGGACATCCCGCCGGAAGTCCTCTCTCATATCAAGCTTTGTCTCCTGGATTCCCTCGGCTGCGCTCTGTTCGGCTCCACGCTTCCCTGGGGAAAGCTCATCACGTCCTTCGCCCGGCAGCTCGGCCGGGGCAAGGGAGCCCTCATCTGGGGCAACGGCGCCGAGGTCCCCGCCACGAGCGCCCCCCTCGCCAACGGGACGCTCGTCCACAGCTTCGAGCTGGACGACCTGCATCGCGTCGGCGTCATCCACCCCGGATCGGTCGCCGTTCCCGCCGCGGACGCGCTGGTGCGGCGCGCGGGCGGCGTCGACGGCCGGCGGTTTCTCGCCGCGGTTGTCGCCGGCTACGAAGTCGGCTGCCGCGTCGCGATGACCGGCGGAGCGGCGCAGCTGCGGCGGGGATTTCACCCGAGCGCGACTTCCGGCACCTTCGCCGCGGCGGCTGCGGCGGCGAAGCTCTTGCGCCTCGGCCCCGCCGAGACCGTTCACGCCCTGGGCATCGCGGGCACGCAGGCTGCCGGCCTGATGGCCGCTCAGCATGCCTCGATGGTCAAGCGCATGCACGCTGGCCGCGCCGCTCAGGCCGGAGTCTACGGCGCGCTGCTGGCCGCGCAGGGCTTTACGGGAATCGAGGATATTCTCGAAGCGCCGTACGGCGGCTTCTGCTCGACCTTCGTCGATCAGCCGAAGCTCCACCACCTCACTCAGGGCCTCGGGAAACGTTTCGAGACGCTCAACGTCGGCTTCAAGCCTTACCCCTGCTGCGGCAGCAACCATACTTCGATCGACGCGCTGAAGAAGATCCTGCGCGACCATCCGGAGGTTCGCCCGCAAGACGTCGAGAGCATTCGAATCCGGGCGACGCGTGCCACCAGGCTCCACGTGGGCTGGAGCTACGAGCCGAGGAGCATGATCACGGCGCAGATGAACCTCCCTTTTTGCGTCGCCGTGCTGCTCCACGATCGTGATTTTTTCGTCGATCAGGTCACGGAAGGATCGATCCGGCGCCCCGACGTTCTGGCGACGGCGCGCAAGGTCGAGGTGATCGAGGATCCGCAATTCGACGCCCTGGGGGACGAGGGCCGCCATGGCGTGCAGCTCGAGGTGCGGCTTGCGGACGGGAAAACCTTCAGCGAGAGGGTCCTTCACGCCTGGGGCAGCGAGAAGCGTCCCATGACGAGGGACGAGGTCCTGAGGAAATTCCGCCTTCTCGCGTCGCGCGCCCTGCCGCGCTCTCGCGTGGAGAAGGTCGAGGAAACGCTCCTCGACCTCGAAAAGCTCGACGACGCCCGGAAGATCGCGCGACTGACGGTCGCGCGCTGAGCGCCTTCGCGAAACGCTCTTCCGCTCCCGCGCCGGGCCGCTCAGGCCCGCTCGCCCAGCATCGTGCCGCGGCAGCGGCGCGCGCCGCAGAAGCAGGCGTGGGCCCGCTTGGCCGCTCTGGTGTGCGGCTCGCCGAGCTGCAGGTTGTAGTCGTAGGTCAGCTCTTCTCCCGGCCGGATCTCGCGGCGCGCCTCGATGAAAATCCGCTCGTCCTCCTCCACGACCTCGCAGTTCGGAGCGCAGGAATGGTTGATCCAGCGCGCTGCGCTGCCCCGCCGGGTCGCGTCGATCACGATCCGGTCGTTGACCTCGAAGAGCATGGTGTGGGGCGACCGGGCGTGAGCCTCGCTGTAGCGCTCGTCCGCCTCTTGCTGCGAGATTCGCTCGCCCGTGTACTCGATGATCCGGGCTCCCTTGGGGATTCGAACCCGCGCGAACACGCCGCGCCCGTGGATCGGTGATTTGCGGACGACGATTTTTCGCGCGCGCTTTTTCGGCCCGATCGGCATCGTGCCATTAGAATGTTTCGGGATTTCCATCCAGTCAAGTCCGAAAAGCCGCGGCCCGGGCCGCAAACCCGCCGGCGCCCGGCATGAAGGCGCTTTCTCCCGCTCTGGCCCGGCGCGCGTTTTTGCGCTATGGCTCTGAGGACGGCCCCTGCGGCCCGTCAACGATCATCAGCGCGAGGTTGGACGATGACTGCGGACACGAACGCATTCGCCAAGGTTCCTCCCGAAATGAAAACCACGGCCGCCGCGGCGGCCTTCGTCGCCGCGGCCCGGCTGCGCGATGTCCCGTCCGAGGCGATTCGCATCGGCACGCGCTGCTTGCTCGACGGCCTGGCGCTCTTCGTCGCCGGATCGGAGGAGCGCTCCGTGCAGATCCTCGCGGACGAGGCGGAGCATACCGGGGGCCGGCCGGAGGCGCTGTTGCTTCAGCGCGGCGCGGTGAGGGTCCCCGCGGCCGCCGCCGCGCGCGTTCTCGGCACGGCGGGCCACGCGCACGACTGGGACGACAGTCAGGTGAGCCGCGACCCGGCGCACGTCTACGGGCTGCTCACGCATCCGACGATCCCGCCGCTTTCGGCCGCGCTCGCGGCGGCCCAGAGAGCCGGACGCGTCGACGGCGAGACTTTCGTGCTCGGGTTTCTGGTCGGCTTCGAGGTGGAGTGCAAGATCTCCGAATGGATGCTGCCGCAGCACTACGCCCGCGGGATGCACTCGAGCGGGACCGTCGGGACCTTTGGCGCCTACGCCGCCGCGGCAAAGATTCTCGGTCTTTCGGGGGAGCAGCTCCGCAGGGGCTTCGGCATCGCGGCGAGCCTGGCGGCCGGCATCCGCTGCAATTTCGGCACCATGACCAAGCCGCTGCACGTCGGACGCGCCGCGGAAAACGGCGTCACGGCGGCGTTGCTCGCCGCGCGCGGCTTCACCGCCGACCCCGACGCGCTCGACGGGCCGTGGGGCTTTTTCGCCGTCCACGGCGGGGGCGTGAGCGCCGAAAAGATTTCCCAGGGCTTCGGCCGAACCTGGTCGATCGTCGATCTCGGGGTCTCGATCAAGCCCTATCCGTGCGGCGTGCTGACGCACCCGACCATCGACCTGATGCTCAGGCTGGTGACCGAGCACGACGTGAAGCCCGAAGAGATCGAGAGCGTGAAAGTCTACGCCGGCACGAACATCCTCAAGCCGATCCGCTACCCGGTGGCGGCCGATCATCTCCAGGCCAAGTTCTCGCTCCCCGCGGCGCTCGCCATGATCGCCCTGGCGCGCCGGGCGGGCAAGCGGGAATTCTCCGACGCGTTCGTGGGCAGCCCTCCGATGCAGGCGATGCAGCGGCGGATCTCGACCGAGTTCGATCCGGCGATCGAGGCCCTCGGCTTCGACAAGATGCGCTCGCGGATCGTCATCCGCCTGCGGGACGGGCGGACCCTCGAGGGTCGGGCCGACGAGCGCTACCGCGGCGGGCCCGACAATCCCCTCTCGGACGCCGAGCTGGAGGAGAAGGTGCGCTCCTGCTGCGAAGGAGTGCTCGAAGAGAGACAGCAAACCGCCTTGATCGAGGCGGCGCGGTCGGTAACGCGGCTTCCCGACGCCGCGAGGCTGATGGAGATCCTGAACGGGATCTGAGCTCCGGCTTTCCGCCGCCTCAGGGGCGAAAGACCGCGAAGACCTTGTCGGAGTTCGAGATCCACGACTCCAGGAAAACCGCTTCGTCGGGCTTGCGCCCCAGCTCGGCCATCGCTCCCGCCAGGCAGAACCAGTTCAACAGCTCGTGGTGTCCGCGGTCTTCGGCCTCCTCGATCGTGGCCGTGCGCCAGATCTCCCAATCGCCGCGGCTGAAGGCTTCGAAGAACCTGCGGTCCGATTCCACGTCCGGATACATGCGGGCGTGCTTCGCCGTAAGAAACGAGTGCGACCAGCTCGAAGAGGCGATCAGCGCGACCCTCCACGGGCTCTGCGCGAGCGCGCGGGCGACCGCGCCGCCGAGCTGAAAGCAGCGCCACGGCTGCGGCCCCGGCGGGTCTTCCTCTCCCTCGGCCAGGCTTCGTCCCTTCGACGGCGTCGGGGGAACGCCCTGCGTGCCGGTGAGGTGCCGCCCGTAGCTGTTGACCGTGAAAGGTACGACCGGGTAAGGGAACCCGGCCCGGTCCCAGTCGAGGTAGAGGACCGAGTTGACGAAGGCGTGGCCCAACGGAGCGTGGAGCGGCCTGTAAGCGTAGGCGACATCGAAGCCTTCGTTGATCAGCGCCGTGGCCAGGCTCTTCGCCCCGGCCCGGTGGCCCCGGATGGTGAAAGTTTTATCCTTCGGCTCGTTCCACGAGTTCACGCCGCGCGTATCGTGGAGCCACGGCTGAACCTCGACGCTGTCGTAGGCGAGAACGGCGAACGGCGGAACGCAGTCCTCGCGCCAGTTCTCGAACTGATCGTCCCCCCAGATCAAGCAGAAATCGGGTCGGAACTCGTCGAGCGCGCGGCGCGCGCGGCGAAAGCCGTCGACCATATCCCGACGGTGCGCGTCCGAATGCGCCTGCCCTTCGTCCGATCCCCACTGCCGGCGCATCGGCTCCGGCCAGTTGGCCGCCGAGCGCAGCCGCTCGGGGAGCGCCGGGTCGGAGAGGCAGACCTTGATGCGCCGGGTGATGTTTCCCTGGACCGAAAGACCCGGATAGTGCGTGATGCCAAGCCCGAGGATCTGTCCCATGCAGTCCTCCTTGCGGGCTCGAAGCTCACCTAACGGCTTCCGTAGAGCTCTTTGATGAAGCCGCTGTTTTCGAGCTCGCTCAAAAAGCGATTGTCGTAAAAATCCCTTGGGTTGGCCGAAGCGGCCTTCGGATGATCCGTGACGGAGAGAGCCGCCCGGATCACCTCGTCGGTGGCGTAGGGAACCCGCGGGAACAGCGGGGCGAAGCTGCGGTAGGCCTCCTCGATCACCTCCTGATCCCGGGTCGCCAGATATCTTCCCATGGCGCGCTTCGCGAGCTCGGGCTGCTCGACAGCGATCTTGATGCCCGCGACGTAGGCCTTGACGAACGCCCGCACCAGGTTCTGGTCCTGCTGGACCACGGACCGCTTGATGGCGAGACCCGAGAACGGGTACGGGATCTTGAGCGAGCCGATGTTGACCAGCTCCTTGAACCCGAGCCGCCGCGCCATCAGGGTCGTGGGGGCGGAATGAACCGCGGCGGACACGATCCCTTGCTTGAGCGCGGCGAGCGCGTCTTCCTGGCGCGAGAAATAGAGAACCTTGAGGTCTTGTTGCGTCATCCTGTACTGGCGCAACAGCGCGATCGACGCGTGATCCGACGATGCGCCCTTGGTGATCACCGCCATCACCTTGCCGCGCAGATCGGGCACGTCCTTGATTTCCGGCCTCGCGTAGAGGGAAAAGGCGAAGGTCGGCACCGGGATCGCTATGTAGGTCAGGTCGGCGCCGCTCAGCATGGCGTTCACCGCAGCGCCCCCGGTCATCGCGGCGTCGATCGATCCGGAAATGAGCGATTGCGTAAGCCGCACGCCGCCGGGGATGTAGACCGGTTTGAGGTCGACCCCGTACTGCCGGTCGACCCTGGCCTCGGGCAACACCCAGAGCGGCGCCTGCCCGCCGTTGAGCTGCGGATAGCCGACCCGCACCGTGAAGCTGCTCGCAGCAGCGTGCGTGCGCGGCTCCGGCAGCGCCAGCGTGACGGCGATCCCTGCAACGATCGCCGCGAGCGCTCGAAACAGGCCGTGAAGAGAACGAAAACGTCCGTTGGAGCTCATGATGCTCAACCTCGTTTCGAGCGAGAAATAGCGCAGGGTCGCTTCGATTACAATCCCCCGGAGCCGGAGGTAAAAGCAGGCAAGGGAGGTTCCGCCTGCAGGTGGCCGGCGGACGGCTCAGCGAAGCGAGCGCTGAATGATCGAGGCGATGCGCTCGACCTCTTCCAGGCCGACGTCCGGCTCGCACGGAAGCTCGATCAGATCGGCCCAGACCTTCTCGGCGCGCGCAAGCCCGCCGCGGCCCCGGTGCGCATGGGAGTCGATCAGATGAATCGGCACGTAGCTCCCCTGCACCTCGAAACCAGCGTGGTTCAAGACCTCCACCAGCCGCGCCGCCGGATCGCGGTCGCGGCCCCGTGGCGCCACGCGAACCACCTGGGTCAGGCACGCGGAACCGCCGCGATGCGGAATCAGCTGCACGCGCTCGTGCTTCCCGAGCAACTCGGCGTAGGCGCGAGCCCGCTCGCGGCGCGCCGCGATGTTCGTCTCGAGCGTCTCCAGGAGCGTGAGCGCGACCGCGGCCTCGACCTCCGCCATGGCCTCCCGGCGGTACGGCGACGGCGGCGCGGATGGCCCGTCTTGGTCCGCCCGCGAGGACGCCCGCACGAGAGGAAAGGTCCAGCGACGCCAGTGCCGGCAGACGGCCGTCGAGAAAAACCTCGCTGCGGCTCTGAGGCACGAGGCTCGAGCCAGGTTTTCCCCGGGCCCGGCGGCGAAACCTCGCTGTTTCGCGATGACGACCCCGCCCCCCGCGCCGAAGCAGACCTTTTCGCTCCCGAAGCTCAGGATCCCCGCGTCTCCGAAGCCGCCCAGAGGACGTCCGTCCGCGGTCGCCCCGAGGGCTTGCGCCGCATCGTCGATCACCCGCAGCCCGCGCGCCCGCGCCAACTCCGTGATCGCGCCGATCTCGGCCGGATTGCCGAAGAGGTGGGGAACGATGACGGCTTTCGTCCTCGGGCCGAGGGCCGCTTCCACAGTGCCCGCCGTGAGATTCAG from Candidatus Zixiibacteriota bacterium encodes:
- a CDS encoding tripartite tricarboxylate transporter substrate-binding protein, whose translation is MQSKRLLARGLVLLFLAIPTGGAGAADAPPYYEGKTLRIIVSSGAGGGTDAAARLVSRFISRYIPGNPKVIVQNMPGGGGTIANNYFASEAKPDGLTIMQDSSSGIANFVRGGPTIKYDPRRFRVIGGIARPGSLLMIRKEARARISDPAAKPAVVGDTDGIRSWVAMTVWGAEYLGWNLRWVYGYPGSRELQLAMRQGEIDLWATQNAKLVKDLQREGIVDVLVAEENKRREDFPAVPTFVEVLGAKKPGGLAWQAYMAWAGAPELDKFLVAPDGTPDHLVALLRDAFNKLMKDPEVDREGDKFFGDGWKPHSAEKIESVIREHIAIPKEAKEFITKMRQKYGLPVGGKKS
- a CDS encoding amidohydrolase family protein, which produces MSPDVPAEDLVIDADAHVVESAHTWDFMDPSESQFRPIPLETREQAGVKLQFWVIDGKVRGFRFPAFSDDELQRRSRQVGRKFADRLESRELGNVDLRLEHMDRTGVDIEVLHNTMFIESATDRAAVEVALCKSWNRWLAEIWKQGKGRLRWSCMAPTLSMTDALDQIRWSRENGACAVLMRPVEGHRLLVDPYFYPIYDEAQKLDMAIAVHIANGNPWLCDLYRHPVPIASTFHRFRIPTVAAFTDVVLSEIPQVFPRLRWGFIEASAQWLPWVIVEARKRFKTLGREWPENFARDYRLFVTCENSDDLPYIVQQAGEDCLVIGTDYGHTDISSDVDAIKIFRERADLAPRIKRKILSDNARALYGL
- a CDS encoding tripartite tricarboxylate transporter substrate-binding protein: MRARAFGTLKIAAALILACGGAAFAQESFFKGKTIRIIVGFSAGGGYDTYARVIARHLPKYIPGNPTVAVENMAGAGSMISANHIYKAAKPDGLTIGHFIGGLFLQQLLGKPGIEFDARRFEYLGVPAQDEFMLGVSRASGITSADQLMASKSPLKLGGVATGSGTDDLPNVLKATIGLPVQLVSGYKGTADIRLAFNSGEVQGLSNSWQSFRATWRKELDAGDLVIVLQETLTPHAELAHVPLALNFAKTEEAKKLIRTVIQVHGPTVRPFVLPPGTPKERVQLLRKAFIEALKDPELLAEAKKARLEINPLDGAELERGVKEILNLDAALAAKLKEVLR
- a CDS encoding MmgE/PrpD family protein: MAKAQAADAAQGSPTRALADYVARLSYKDIPPEVLSHIKLCLLDSLGCALFGSTLPWGKLITSFARQLGRGKGALIWGNGAEVPATSAPLANGTLVHSFELDDLHRVGVIHPGSVAVPAADALVRRAGGVDGRRFLAAVVAGYEVGCRVAMTGGAAQLRRGFHPSATSGTFAAAAAAAKLLRLGPAETVHALGIAGTQAAGLMAAQHASMVKRMHAGRAAQAGVYGALLAAQGFTGIEDILEAPYGGFCSTFVDQPKLHHLTQGLGKRFETLNVGFKPYPCCGSNHTSIDALKKILRDHPEVRPQDVESIRIRATRATRLHVGWSYEPRSMITAQMNLPFCVAVLLHDRDFFVDQVTEGSIRRPDVLATARKVEVIEDPQFDALGDEGRHGVQLEVRLADGKTFSERVLHAWGSEKRPMTRDEVLRKFRLLASRALPRSRVEKVEETLLDLEKLDDARKIARLTVAR
- a CDS encoding SET domain-containing protein-lysine N-methyltransferase gives rise to the protein MEIPKHSNGTMPIGPKKRARKIVVRKSPIHGRGVFARVRIPKGARIIEYTGERISQQEADERYSEAHARSPHTMLFEVNDRIVIDATRRGSAARWINHSCAPNCEVVEEDERIFIEARREIRPGEELTYDYNLQLGEPHTRAAKRAHACFCGARRCRGTMLGERA
- a CDS encoding MmgE/PrpD family protein, giving the protein MTADTNAFAKVPPEMKTTAAAAAFVAAARLRDVPSEAIRIGTRCLLDGLALFVAGSEERSVQILADEAEHTGGRPEALLLQRGAVRVPAAAAARVLGTAGHAHDWDDSQVSRDPAHVYGLLTHPTIPPLSAALAAAQRAGRVDGETFVLGFLVGFEVECKISEWMLPQHYARGMHSSGTVGTFGAYAAAAKILGLSGEQLRRGFGIAASLAAGIRCNFGTMTKPLHVGRAAENGVTAALLAARGFTADPDALDGPWGFFAVHGGGVSAEKISQGFGRTWSIVDLGVSIKPYPCGVLTHPTIDLMLRLVTEHDVKPEEIESVKVYAGTNILKPIRYPVAADHLQAKFSLPAALAMIALARRAGKREFSDAFVGSPPMQAMQRRISTEFDPAIEALGFDKMRSRIVIRLRDGRTLEGRADERYRGGPDNPLSDAELEEKVRSCCEGVLEERQQTALIEAARSVTRLPDAARLMEILNGI
- a CDS encoding extradiol ring-cleavage dioxygenase, translating into MGQILGLGITHYPGLSVQGNITRRIKVCLSDPALPERLRSAANWPEPMRRQWGSDEGQAHSDAHRRDMVDGFRRARRALDEFRPDFCLIWGDDQFENWREDCVPPFAVLAYDSVEVQPWLHDTRGVNSWNEPKDKTFTIRGHRAGAKSLATALINEGFDVAYAYRPLHAPLGHAFVNSVLYLDWDRAGFPYPVVPFTVNSYGRHLTGTQGVPPTPSKGRSLAEGEEDPPGPQPWRCFQLGGAVARALAQSPWRVALIASSSWSHSFLTAKHARMYPDVESDRRFFEAFSRGDWEIWRTATIEEAEDRGHHELLNWFCLAGAMAELGRKPDEAVFLESWISNSDKVFAVFRP
- a CDS encoding ABC transporter substrate-binding protein; amino-acid sequence: MSSNGRFRSLHGLFRALAAIVAGIAVTLALPEPRTHAAASSFTVRVGYPQLNGGQAPLWVLPEARVDRQYGVDLKPVYIPGGVRLTQSLISGSIDAAMTGGAAVNAMLSGADLTYIAIPVPTFAFSLYARPEIKDVPDLRGKVMAVITKGASSDHASIALLRQYRMTQQDLKVLYFSRQEDALAALKQGIVSAAVHSAPTTLMARRLGFKELVNIGSLKIPYPFSGLAIKRSVVQQDQNLVRAFVKAYVAGIKIAVEQPELAKRAMGRYLATRDQEVIEEAYRSFAPLFPRVPYATDEVIRAALSVTDHPKAASANPRDFYDNRFLSELENSGFIKELYGSR
- a CDS encoding DegT/DnrJ/EryC1/StrS family aminotransferase encodes the protein MKDLRPQAVPLRSEAIGLTEVVQRGWGRLPGRGYPLRVALATPYWNGATYRRALGAMISGAVGGGRSLARLASLVRERWGAQDAVLCGSGSLALELALRACGVGEGDEVIVPAFCCTAVLRPIRAAGACPVLADVGEELNLTAGTVEAALGPRTKAVIVPHLFGNPAEIGAITELARARGLRVIDDAAQALGATADGRPLGGFGDAGILSFGSEKVCFGAGGGVVIAKQRGFAAGPGENLARASCLRAAARFFSTAVCRHWRRWTFPLVRASSRADQDGPSAPPSPYRREAMAEVEAAVALTLLETLETNIAARRERARAYAELLGKHERVQLIPHRGGSACLTQVVRVAPRGRDRDPAARLVEVLNHAGFEVQGSYVPIHLIDSHAHRGRGGLARAEKVWADLIELPCEPDVGLEEVERIASIIQRSLR